The Erigeron canadensis isolate Cc75 chromosome 1, C_canadensis_v1, whole genome shotgun sequence genome segment ACACAGCTATctgtatctctctctctctctctatatatatatatatatacacacacatttcATGTATCTATCTTTATCATCATCTAGTGACATATTTTTTGAAGCCAGTGAAAAATGCAGTCGCTAGCAGTTAACCTCCGATCAACACCATCGTTCCACTGCCGTTCTCCGCCGTATCTCACCGCCATTTCCGGCAGACCGACTTCACTCCGCATTCGGAGTGTTCTTCAATCACCAGCTCTAGGTAATCtcattttcacatttttgtttaatttatcgTACAGTTGATTTAAATCTGAAATGTGTGATAAATTTGAGAAATTTTGAAATACTCTGTTATGTCACACGTGATTAAATTCGTTCACATATGAAAAGCGAAAAAAgttcaatttaaaaaaatcgttaaaaacacattttatttatctgatatgtttacaagttcaatTTAGTGAAATGTTGACGTGTGAACAAATTCaaatacatttaagtttttaattttgtgaatatttttttttttttaatatatactccAACTCCATCAGTCTGCACAATTAAAAATGAAGTAATATTAAGATATATGTTGTTTTGTTGAATCTGATAATGGAAATGAATGAAGTGGGGGAAGAAGCGGAGTTTGTTGAAGCATCAAGGAAAGGGAATCTGGTGCCGCTTCACCGATGTGTATTTGCTGATCACTTAACTCCAGTGCTCGCTTACCGTTGTCTAGTGAAGGAAGACGATCGAGAGGCCCCTAGTTTTCTTTTTGAGTCCGTGGAACCTGGTTTTCGAACTTCACAAGTGGTAACACTTCCTATTTATGAAAAATGGGCTAGAAATGGTATTGTAGTTGTTTTAGCTTAATTATTGAAGGttttatgattatgatatatCGGTGTTGATGTGTTAGGGTCGATACAGTGTGGTTGGGTCAAATCCATGTATGGAAGTTATTGCTAAAGAAAACAATGTTACTATTGTTGATCACGAGAAAGGGAGTTTGACCGAGAAAGTCGTTGATGATCCTTTGGAAATTCCAAGAAGTCTCTCAGATGGTTGGAAGCCTCAACCTCTTGAAAGCCTTCCTGACACCTTTTGCGGTATGATTACTGGTGTATTGTTAACGGAAATAAATGTTTGTCTGCTGAAGTTGTTGCTGAAATTACCCTTTATGTTTATGAGGAGTAAAGTTGTATAATTAGCTATGGCCTATAGGCGTATAGCCCACCATAAAATTCAGTATAGTACTATAGTTATTGTAGTATTTAAATGCTGCTCCTTTTGGTTTAATCTTCATGTGGTGAGGTAGATGAAGAAAATATAGTGCATAATGACCTTGTTTATTAATTGGAATAGTCCTTCCTAAAGTTTATCCATGTAGAATTGAAAGCGAAGATTCTGGAGATGCTTGTTCATGAGTATGCCCTTAATTAGTAACTTATAATTATAAACAGGTGGATGGGTAGGTTACTTTTCATATGACACAGTTCGGTATGTAGAGAAGAAGAAGCTCTTGTTTATAGATGCACCAAAAGATGATAGGAATCTACCAGACATTCATCTTGGGTTGTATGAAGATGTGATTGTATTCGATCATGTACAAAAGGTATTCATGGCatagttttatattttcttaaccTTGAGTTTATTTCCTGATTATGGTTTTATTTGGTAAATAATCTATTCCTCAGAAAGCGTATATAATTCACTGGGTGAGACTTGATCAGTATTCATCTACTGAAGAAGCTTATAACGATGGGATCAAACGGTTGGAGACATTGGTCTCTAAAGTACATGATGTTGATCTGTAAGTGATTGTCTTCTATTTTATTATACTGTAGTCTCCTCATGGGTTCCACATAGAGGAAAGATGGGTAGGTTTGGGCTGTGAAAATGGGTTTCCGTTGAAAGATGTCTTTAAGGTAAATCAATAGTACCGTTACAACGGATTGCCAAAAACCCTTTTATCCATTTTCTAGGTCGTGATAAGTAATTAATGCTCAAAATATGATTACATAAACAATATTTGTAGTAATCATATAAATTTCTGATCAAACGTTTTTGGTGGTTGGTGCGTTGAATATCCACTTCACGCGACTTTCAATTCATTTAACTTGTTTCCTTTTTAGCTAGTTTTTTATTTGACCAATTTAACTCCTTCAAGAAAAGACTAAACCGTAACGGACCGTTTAATTAGTATCCTTATTGATATTGCCAATCTACTATCCGTACGTTTTCGCGTTAATCTGCTTAGCTCTCAATCAGCAGTCCAAAGTTACTTCCGGGTTCTGTGGAACTAAGCACACACCAATTTGGGAGGCCTCTGGACCAGTCGAACATGACAAGAGAAGAATACAAGGCAGCAGTACTGCAAGCAAAAGAACACATTTTTGCTGGGGATATTTTCCAGATTGTTTTAAGCCAACGGTTTGAACGCCGGACCTTTGCAGACCCATTTGAAATATATAGAGCATTAAGAGTTGTAAATCCAAGTCCATACATGACTTATTTACAGGTGCATTGTAGGTAAATGAATCTTTCTATATTTAATCTTGTATGAATTTTACCTAACTCGCTGTGGATGTTTCACAGGCTCGAGGGTGTATCTTGGTTGGTGCAAGCCCGGAGATTCTCACTCGTGTGAAATCTGTAATTTCTTAACTTATTCCCATGTTTGCATACTTTTATATCAGTAATAGGCGAGAAACATGGTAGAAAACATCTTTTAAGGGAACTGGGAATGGACCAAAGAGTTTTAAGTCGCCCCACGTGTGGCATTTATAGATGAAAATTAAGTTGTTTTAGAAACCATGTAAaccatttatatgtaaatattaaACTGTTGTGGAAATAATATGCTTTCTGTAATCCTACTTGACATGGAATATTCTTGacaaatgaaaattaaatgCATACAAAAGCCGTTATAGATAACAACCTATTATCCCAACCAACTGAGCTTTTGCCACTTCTAATCTGTAGTTCTTGTGTGCTTGTAAAATTTCACCAAAATCACTGACATTATACATTTAATGATAGAACACAGTGGTTAATCGACCTTTAGCTGGGACTGCAAGAAGAGGAAGGACttcagaagaggatgaagaattAGAAAAGAAGCTGTTAAAGGATGAGAAGCAATGTGCAGAACACATCATGCTGGTTGACTTGGGGAGGAATGATGTGGGAAAGGTTCCTTTGACTCCTTATTCATCTGAATGTTTACATGTTTTATATTGACTCATAATATTTACTTTCTTAACCGTCGCTGACCTACAACTCGGATGTAGGTTACAAAAGCTGGTTCGGTTAATGTGGAAAAGCTTATGACCGTCGAACGGTACTCGCATGTGATGCATATAAGTTCCACAGTAAGACCCTACTTGTTTGTAGGATTTTTCCAACAGTATGCGTATTTGTTCTTcaataaatatagaaaatgCTTGATCTTGCAAACTCTAGTGTCTTGAgatataattgtttttattcctttttagtttttagtgtctttttgaatttttaatgacCATTTTTCGTTTTGGTACTCAAAGGTGACTGGGGAGTTGCTGGATCATTTGACTTGCTGGGATGCCCTTCGTGCTGCACTTCCTGTTGGAACAGTTAGCGGGGCTCCAAAGGTTTGATCTTAAATTCTTAACCTTTTGTACTCCATTGGCTTCTAAACGGGGACAAAATGGGTGGGGTGGATACTGGGTCATATTTAATTGGCCCTGTAACAGGTGACTGAAACACTTATGGTCAAAAATTTAGATTCCTTATAGATATTTTAGTGTTTCAAATAtgaacagttttttttttgttcttttatcaTTTCAATTATACACGTTTCTAGATAAAATCATTTAGGGGGTTTTGTGTGTGATAAAATACACTTTGGATGACGTTGAGACCTTTCAACTCATTTGACCCCATCACCTTTCTAGCAATTGTTGTATATTTGTTAGAAATGGAAGTAACACGAATTGACACATGCATAAAATTCGGGTCGAGTTGCAACCTATATAAATGTCTCCGCTTGAAAtccatttatattaatttccaaTCTGATATAGGTGAAGGCTATGGAACTAATCGATAAACTAGAAGTTACAAGACGTGGGCCCTATAGTGGAGGGTTCGGGTGGATTTCTTTTTCTGGGGAAATGGACATCGCTCTTTCTCTCAGGACCATTGTTTTCCCAACTGCAGCTCGTTTTGATACAATGTATTTGTACAAGGACGACACCAAGCGAAAACAATGGGTGGCATACCTGCAAGCAGGTGCTGGTATTGTTGCAGATAGTGTTCCAGACGATGAGCAACAGGAATGTGAAAACAAAGCAGCTGGTCTAGCCCGCGCCATTGAATTGGCTGAGTCTGCTTTTTGCAAGTGAGTCAAAAATGTCTGTGTTGTTTAGGGTATTGAAGGTCGAGATCAATAGGTCAGAATCAGATAggatttatatgtttttgaaaaattagaaatggGCTGTTGCAAAAACAGTTATGGTGCCAGTTTAATATGAAAGAATAGTTATAGCTAATTAGCTAGTGGTTCACAAGCTAGTTGTAAGTGTTAGATTTCTTCCTTTTTTAAACCTAATAAAACAGTCATGTTGGGTTTTCTAgatgaaaaatcaaattttaccaAAAGTGCATAGTATACAGATCCTATGAAGCAAATGAGATCAAAGCCTAACATGCCTATTTAAAAAAGCTCATCATCTTTGGCTTCTATACATGAGCTGATCAAGACTTATAAGTTGTTTTGATGAAAAAGAGCTTTATTATGCTTTAGATAAACGAAGTCAAACACCAATTAGTAAGTAACTGAAAGTGGAAGTGGTATGCTTGTTGTGTGTACGCCGCACCGTACTTAATATGCTGTACTCATACAATATGAATGttttttaggcaacttttaacCAAGTTATGTATTGATTCGTCGGGGAGTAACTGAACTCTTTTGCCAAAAAAGGTGTGGCGAATTCATAAGTTTCAGCACAATCAGACTATTGTAGTTTAGCTCCCACTTGATGGGGTATTAGATATATAGAAGCACATTAGTTAAAAGAGTGTCGTAATATATAGATGAAGACAGAAGCATAACAACCACAAATGTATGATACTTTTTTTAGATAAGATTACGATATTTAATATACATCAAATTATATTATAGTACTAATGATGTGTGAAACAACCACTTTTAAAGTAATCTAACACGATTGAAAACAGTATTTTCTACCAGtattcaaaagataaataaaacaaagtgGTCATAAATCATGACAGGAAAGATTCAAGCGTGATCTCATCCTAACTTCATTTGCATGAGTACAATATATCTGAACTTCAATTAATTAAGCATGGTatgaaatctgaaaaacttaaaTTAACAAGTGTCTGCATCTCAATTAAACCCCGCTTCACTTTGTTTGACGGGATTGaatatttttgttgttgattaGCATCTCGAATCATTCCTTATTCACCCTTGATTTGGTGATGTTAAACGACCTACTTTGATTTTCCGGCCACAAAAACAGTTGATTAATTTAGTAGCGGCAGCAAATGTGACAAAACAGTTGATTTAATTTGGCAGAAAATGGTCACACAAACAAAGTAGcccaaaaagataaaatttacTAAATAAGAAAGTACCAAGTAGTATGTTTTACAAAAtcaaacatgatatatatataaaaaaaaaaaagttggattgCAGATTTTCAATGTCATTGGGCCCCATGACGCCATGACGATAATCAAGATTGGTTGTTTGCCTCGTTGGATTAGGCATATTTTTTAcacaaagtttatatatatttttttaaggttaTCTACGATGGGGTATCCTTATGCGCTCTTGGATATTTTTTGTCGTTGAAACTTGTcaaaaactaaggattttttaaaagatgtcCTTACCTAAGGGAATGCTCTTACTTGTCCTTACTtaacatatttttgtttttagttgtaggtaaaaggatatgtaagaatatttgtatggttggagataaaattataggatttaaaggatttataaggatgtataaggatttgtaaggatatgatgtggcggCTCAATGATAGCTTTGATATCCCATTTTAGTGGGAGGTAAAAATGGGggtgcccttaggtgcccttaaGTGTCCTTTGATATCCTTTGCTGTTGAAGTTTGTccaaaaataaagattttttgaaaGATGTCTTTACCTAAGGACATACCCAACTTGTccttaactaatatatttttgtttttagtgagaGGTAAAAgtatatgtaaggatgtttgtatagGCGCCCTTATGTGCCCTTTGATATCCTTTGCCGTTGAAGTTTGTCcaaaaataaggattttttgAAAGATGTCTTTACCTAAAGACATacccttacttgtccttacctaatatatttttgttttaagtggGAGGTAAAAGTatatgtaaggatatgtaaggatatttgtatagttagagataaaattataggatttgaagaatttataaaaatgcataaagatttgtaaggatattaTGTGGTAGCTAAAGTACGACGTCTTTTGCTTCGGAGATAacctaaatattttaaatagggcCACAAAAGTGTCCCAATTATGCAGGGTTGATATGGGTCCGGGGTCCACATAAACTAGATAATATTCCTTTTTTATACTATAAAAATCATAGATATGTTTTTCCTTAATTTTATGGTgtaaaatttcatataaattaCAGTAAATTTTAATACCTGAACTCGCCTGTTATTTACCATGgttaacaaataaacaatatatgtgCATTAGTTTTATACGAATAATCATAAGCTCTTGATATACccatttaaaaactaatatgTACATCGTTTTACTTTAACAAAGTTTAAGCTTTTCCTTTCTTAGGTAATTTACTTATATAAGTTACTTTTATCATAAATATGATTCAATTCTCCGAGTAACCCGGATATGAAAAACTTCGTTTAATTTGTATACCTGTTTATACATTGTTAAAAACAAATGTGTGAATTATCATGTGATGATGTATTCTAATTTTTGCCCaagttatgatatttattttctttttcttttaacaacaGATTTTTgtccaaattttgattttaacatACCGTTATATTAAGAGATCTGATTAATTGATACTTAGTGATTAAGCCTCTTAATATAATAAGACTTCACTAACTTAGAGATCAAACTCTTTTTTAATATCTAAAACAATAGTTTAGGGTAGCAAGTCCAGGTGGGTAAATCAACTAAAGACTGATCACCGTATCAACTTTTTATGCATTCAAGAAACACATAGACGAGATGAGCAAAGCCTCTATCCCAACTCCTTATGGGGTAATCAAAATTTTCAGCATGATTTTATACCCTCGTCTGGTGCTGAAGGTAGGTCCGGAGGTATCCTAAGCATCTGGGATCCATCCTATTTTTCTCTCAACAACACTATCAAAGCCAATCACTTTCTTATTACCTCGGGTTACATTAATGGCGTTCCAGAGCCATGCCATATCCTAAATCTCTATGCCCCACAAGACATTCAGGCTAAACAAGCATTATGGGAAGAAATCTCCTCCCATATCTCCACTTTGCAGGGACTCTAGATCTTACTTGGCGATTTCAACTCTGTGAGAAGTTCCGATGAACGTAGCAACTCAACCTTCAATAGTTCCTGTGCACTCTCATTCAATACGTTCATCCACCATAATGGTTTAATGGAGTACACCATGCATGGACACCTTTTCACCTACGTGTCTGATAATGGCCAAAAAAAGAGCAAAATCGATCGCATACTCGTATCCCCGAGTTTCATGAACAGATGGCCATCAACTTCTTTCTCATCATTACCTCGATCGTTGCCTGACCATCGGCCTTTAATCCTCATAACCTCGACAATCGACTTTGGTCCAAGCCCCTTCCCCCTTTTTTCCTCATGGTTTAACAAGCCTGGCTTTGACCAAGTCGTTAAAAAATGTCTTTACAGTGGTTTCTACCACGGCAAACCGGATCAAATTCTACACGCCAAGCTCAAGTCGGTCAAGCATGCCTTAAAAACCTGGCACCGTGACACCTCCAGCCAAGAAAACCTTCAATCTTCATTGCTTGTTGACCAACTGGAATCACTTGATGCCATAATAGACTACCGGGATCTTACTGATACTGAACAAGCCCTTTGGGTTGAGACCAGGTCCAAAATCCAAAACCTTGATCTCTCAAAAACAATGGACTTCAAGCAAAAATCCAGAGCCAAATGGATCAAACATGGCGATGAGAATTCAACTTTTTTCATGGTTTCATCAACCGTCACATTGCCAATAACCGAATAAGCGGGCTTGAAATCAATGGAAATTGGCATGTGGACCTTGCCCTCCATCCGAGAAGCAGCCCGTTCCTTTTTTGAAGAAAAGTTCAAGGAACCGATCCAGCAGAGGCCCAGGATCATCTGTCACGGGCTTAAATCCCTCACTTACGAGGATGCTGCTAGTCTCATAACCCCGTTCACCCTTGAGAAAATTAAAAACGCTATATGGGACTGTGAAAGTGAAAAAGCCCCGAGCCCAGATGCTTTTAATTATGGCTTCATTAAAAGGTTTTAGGATGACCTTAAATTTGATTTCCTAAATGTTCTCCTAGATTTTTATCATTCTGGTACAATCAATCGTGGCTGCAGCTCATCCCACATTATTCTCATACCCCAACAAGCTACCGTTAGATCACTTAATGATTTCAGACCAATTACCCTCATAGGTTACATTAAGAAGACCATCTCAAAAATACTCGCAAATCGGCTAAAAAGGAAAATCTCAAAGGTTATCTCCCAATCCCAAACAGCCTACCTCTCTGACAGGAACATTCTCGATGGTCCCTTACTATTGAATGAGGTTATATCATGGTTAAAGAAAAGTAAACGTGAGTCTTTTTGctttaaaattgattttgcTAAAGCCTTTGATTCGGCGAATTGGGAATTTTTGCTATCGATCATGGAACAAATGGGCTTCCCCCAAAGATGCTTGCTATGGATGAAATGTTTACTAAACTCCTCTAGATCAACAGTTCTTGTTAATGGGTGCCCTACTGACGAGTTCAACTATGAAAGAGGTGTACCTCAAGGTGACCCCCTCTCCCCCTTTTTGTTCATTATCGCAATGGAGGCCTTCTCATGCATCATCAAGAGGGCTACGACTGTGGGCCTGTTCGAAGGAATACGACTGCCAAATTTTGGCCCAACCCTTTAGCACCTTTTATATGCTGATGACGCAATTTTATTAGGTATGTGGTCCACAACTTACCTCCAAAACATCAAAAGAGTTATGAGGTGCTTCTTTTTGGTCGCTGGTCTCCaaataaatatgcaaaaatCATGCTTTTATGGACTCAATCTCCCCCCAGACGCAATCCAAGCCTCGACCAATATTCTCAATTGCAAAATTGGTAATTTCCCCATCCAGTATCTTGGTCTTACAGTTGGCTCTAACATGAATCTCATCAAAAACTAGCTTTCCGTCATTGAAACCTTTGAATCCTGACTTTCACAATGGAAAGCATCCACACTCTCACTTGGTGGTAGAATAACCCTCATTCGTTCTGTGCTTGACAGCCTCCCAACCTATTATATTTCTCCTTGTACAAAGCCCCGGTAAGTGTCATCTCAAAACTTGAATCGGTTCGTAggagtttctttctttttttgggggggggggggggggattcaAATGGCAATAAAAAACTGCCTTGGGTCTCTTGGATAAGATTATTGCTCCTTTGAAATCAGGCGGTCTTGGGTTGGGTTGTTTGTATCTGAAGAATCTGGCTCTTTGGTCTAAGTGGTGGTGGCGGTTCCACAATGAACCGAACAGTCTTCGGTGTCAAGTTATCAAATCCATACACTTTTCAAACAGGAACTATGCACCCCCTCCTTCCCGTTCTAATGTGGTGGGAGCTTGGAAAACCATTTCCAATCTAAGTTCCCACCTTGGTCAGTACAATGTTGTTttggaaagtctttttgcaggtCAAGTTGGCAATGGACAATCGATTCGCTTCTGGATAGATGTCTGGCTTGGATCAAAACTGCTATGTGAATCCTTCCCGGATCTCTTCAGACTTGAGACTCTTAAGGGATAATGTACCATCAAGGAAAGATGCACCGGCAGAGGAAGATTCTCACAGTGGGAATGGCGGTGGTCGTGACCTCCTTCAAATGGCGTAGAACTTCAGCAACTCCACGATATGCTTAACAAAATCTCAGCTGTCACTCTTTGTAACTCGACTGATTCATGGAAATGGACGATAGACAATTCTGGCATTTTCTCTATCAAATCCATGAAGAAGCACCTTCTATCCACAACCAATGGCCCACATGACTGGCCTTTCCCTTGGAACTGACTAGCACCATCTAAAGTCAATATTCTTGGGTGGAAAATCGTGTTGGGAAGGCTATCAACCATCGACCAACTGCAGAAACGGAACATATCAGTAACTTCTACCATCTGCCCTCTATGTCGCCTTGTTGACGAGACAACTGAGCATCTTTTCCTTCATTGCAACTTTGCTTCCACACTTTGGAGTTATGTCGTCTCATGGTGTAATCTTCCTGCTATTTACCCATCCAATGCTCGTGAAGTTTTTAACGTCCACAACAACTCCATGTTCTGCTCACTGAAACGCAAGCTACTCACCATGCTGGAACATTTGGAAATGTCGGAATGACTGCCTCTTCCAAAACAAGCAATCTTCTGTTCGCTTTTCTACCAAGGAAATCAAGAACATTAGCTTTCTCTGGCTTACTAATAGATCGAATAAGCATCAAATTAGTTGTAACAACTGGAACAATTTCAATATTTAGCTCTCTGTCACCTTTTTGTATTGTTGTACTTGGTATCCCTCTGTATCCTATCATCTCGCTAGGCcttatttttatcaataaagtttttgaatgttcaaaaaaaaagaaacaatagTTTGATAGGTTTTCGAGAAAGAGCCCAGTGGCCACCTGTCCCCCTAAAATGCGACTTGGTGGGAACACCACCCAGGTTCGAATCCCTGCAAAAGCATATTCAACCATCCAAGGTTTCTGGGGCCTTACTGCCGGGCAGCATTGCAGGGTCCCTAGCTTGAGAGGAAAAATTTCTTCTATGGGACAAAAGGGTTCCTAGgcatttatcttttttttttttaggttttcgAGAAAGAATTAGCCCAAAACTTTAAGGTAAAACATTTTAACGGATTGAGCACACCTATTTTTTCaagataaatcaacctaattggtgtctctaaagttgtgcctaattgtaagataataacatgtggaaaaatcagggggcaagattaggaaagagaaaaatccacatatcaaattcttaaggttttaggcatatctttaggcacaccaattaggttgattaatcattttccaaaataaaatcaaaatttaaattagtTGACTTTTGGGTACACTTTACAAcacaataaaaattaaaaataagtttacTTTTGGGTACACTTAAGGGGGAGAGGTGTAGTGCCGATTTGTCAAAAGTTTGGCAAAATTATACCCAATCACAAGTGGACACTTGgctaaacaacaaaaaaaccaattttaatCAAAAGTAGCCAAAAAAGTGGGTGTAGTGGAAAAATACAAGCCgatcggttatatatatatatatacacacacatatctatatctatatctatctatctcttctatatctataccgaTCGAATTCAACttcttgatcatcatcatcatcatcgccgGAAAcgggaataaaaaaaaaacttgccgGAAAACATGACAAAAAAGGAAGATGGTGGCACGCCGGAGTTTAGCCCCTTCCGCCGCCgccgatgatgatgataatgatgaagacGGCAATGATGGTGGAACACCGGAGTTTATCCATCTCCTCCCCCAATTCGATTTCCGGTATGTCTATGTGTGTGTactgtgtgtatatatatgtgtatattttttatgtttttttttgtttgtttaccTCGAAGAGATCACCCCAACGTTCACTTGCATTGGCCAAATGTGGCCGATTGAATGTGCCGATGAGCCGAGCCGATAGTTGCGGAGGAAGAGATTATAGTGTTGCCGATTTGCCGATGGTTGCCGATGGACTTGCCGATCTATTTTGCCGACTATACTTCTCCCCCTAACAACActagataaatattaaaaattaagttGACTATTTGGTACATGCAACCGTAACATTTGAGTTCATTCAATACTACTTAGCTTGTGTCCAGGGATACAAGTTAGTTGCAAACAATGACGCAAACAACGTCGATCATGTTACCCAACTTAATCGATATACCATTTTACTCGGACATAAAATTTGGAATGAGTTTTGTTaatttactagattttagacccgtgtccaacactggacacgggatttacgatattaacaatattatatcttcatacatttaagtcataaaagcttacaattttaaaaaaacacggttttaaatgttatattttgcaagctgtattacaataatcataggttcctcaatatcattatataataatttctccattataatatattttaaaacagatgtactcataatgtgatattattagaaaaaataattaagaactaaaatataaacatatttgtgatcccgaacttgacattcaagtatatgtatttaatcatgatgcgcgttcataatacgcatatgtttattttcaatcacttgttctatgataatatgataacaattaagattgtttttatattctttgataacaattaggactcttctaatatttgttaataagtcattagattttcaaataattttttgtagaaaatattacatatgttaaattttttttatttaattaaatgattgtaaattttaaaaaattctctcaagttgatggctaaaaataaatataaattaagt includes the following:
- the LOC122604004 gene encoding anthranilate synthase alpha subunit 1, chloroplastic-like isoform X2, with translation MQSLAVNLRSTPSFHCRSPPYLTAISGRPTSLRIRSVLQSPALVGEEAEFVEASRKGNLVPLHRCVFADHLTPVLAYRCLVKEDDREAPSFLFESVEPGFRTSQVGRYSVVGSNPCMEVIAKENNVTIVDHEKGSLTEKVVDDPLEIPRSLSDGWKPQPLESLPDTFCGGWVGYFSYDTVRYVEKKKLLFIDAPKDDRNLPDIHLGLYEDVIVFDHVQKKAYIIHWVRLDQYSSTEEAYNDGIKRLETLVSKVHDVDLPKLLPGSVELSTHQFGRPLDQSNMTREEYKAAVLQAKEHIFAGDIFQIVLSQRFERRTFADPFEIYRALRVVNPSPYMTYLQARGCILVGASPEILTRVKSNTVVNRPLAGTARRGRTSEEDEELEKKLLKDEKQCAEHIMLVDLGRNDVGKVTKAGSVNVEKLMTVERYSHVMHISSTVTGELLDHLTCWDALRAALPVGTVSGAPKVKAMELIDKLEVTRRGPYSGGFGWISFSGEMDIALSLRTIVFPTAARFDTMYLYKDDTKRKQWVAYLQAGAGIVADSVPDDEQQECENKAAGLARAIELAESAFCK
- the LOC122604004 gene encoding anthranilate synthase alpha subunit 1, chloroplastic-like isoform X1 — its product is MQSLAVNLRSTPSFHCRSPPYLTAISGRPTSLRIRSVLQSPALVGEEAEFVEASRKGNLVPLHRCVFADHLTPVLAYRCLVKEDDREAPSFLFESVEPGFRTSQVGRYSVVGSNPCMEVIAKENNVTIVDHEKGSLTEKVVDDPLEIPRSLSDGWKPQPLESLPDTFCGGWVGYFSYDTVRYVEKKKLLFIDAPKDDRNLPDIHLGLYEDVIVFDHVQKKAYIIHWVRLDQYSSTEEAYNDGIKRLETLVSKVHDVDLSPKLLPGSVELSTHQFGRPLDQSNMTREEYKAAVLQAKEHIFAGDIFQIVLSQRFERRTFADPFEIYRALRVVNPSPYMTYLQARGCILVGASPEILTRVKSNTVVNRPLAGTARRGRTSEEDEELEKKLLKDEKQCAEHIMLVDLGRNDVGKVTKAGSVNVEKLMTVERYSHVMHISSTVTGELLDHLTCWDALRAALPVGTVSGAPKVKAMELIDKLEVTRRGPYSGGFGWISFSGEMDIALSLRTIVFPTAARFDTMYLYKDDTKRKQWVAYLQAGAGIVADSVPDDEQQECENKAAGLARAIELAESAFCK